A genomic segment from Diospyros lotus cultivar Yz01 chromosome 5, ASM1463336v1, whole genome shotgun sequence encodes:
- the LOC127802777 gene encoding glycine-rich RNA-binding protein GRP2A-like has protein sequence MAAEVEYRCFVGGLAWATDDNSLERAFSQFGEIVDSKIVNDRETGRSRGFGFVTFKDEQSMKDAIEGMNGQDLDGRNITVNEAQSRGSGGGGFRSGGGGRRDGGYSRGGGGGYGGGRDRDRDRGYGDSGARYSRGGGGSEGYWRN, from the exons ATGGCCGCCGAGGTAGAGTACAGGTGCTTTGTTGGAGGGCTTGCCTGGGCCACCGATGACAACTCCCTTGAGAGAGCCTTCTCTCAGTTTGGTGAGATCGTTGATTCGAAG ATCGTCAACGATAGAGAGACTGGCAGATCCAGGGGCTTCGGGTTCGTAACATTCAAGGATGAGCAGTCAATGAAGGACGCCATCGAGGGCATGAACGGCCAGGACCTCGACGGTCGTAACATCACCGTTAACGAGGCCCAGTCACGCGGGAGCGGTGGCGGGGGGTTCCGCAGCGGGGGAGGCGGCCGTCGTGACGGTGGCTACAGCCGTGGAGGCGGCGGTGGTTACGGTGGTGGCCGCGACCGCGACCGTGACCGCGGGTACGGTGACAGTGGGGCCCGCTACTCGAGGGGCGGTGGTGGATCTGAAGGATACTGGAGGAACTAG